A DNA window from Vigna radiata var. radiata cultivar VC1973A unplaced genomic scaffold, Vradiata_ver6 scaffold_198, whole genome shotgun sequence contains the following coding sequences:
- the LOC106779238 gene encoding pentatricopeptide repeat-containing protein At5g38730, whose protein sequence is MVFVGSHKQFIDSVCTIVIKGNWGNLLKVKSTSAFSSSTIQQVLLQLSLYDYGLSHSFPFFKWLGSIPNYSHSLQCSWVMIHILTEHKHFKTAHHMLEKIANRDFLPSPSVLSTLVRTHDNPEVNSQVLSWLVIHYAKSKMTHDAIQVFEQMRLHKVKPHLHACTVLLNSLLKDGVTHMVWKIYRRMVQVGVVPNMYIYNCLFHACSKARDVERAEQLLNELDLKGMLPDIFTYNTLISLYCKKGMHYEALSIQSRMEREGINLDIVSYNSLIYGFCKDGRMREAMRMFSEIKNATPNHVTYTTLIDGYCKTNELEESLKILGLMESKGLYPGVVTYNSVLRKLCQDGRIKDANKLLTEMSERKVQADNITCNTLINAYCKIGDMKSALKFKNKMLESGLKPDPFTYKALIHGFCKTNEVETAKEVMFSMLDAGFTLSYCTYTWIVDCYCKKDNMDAILALPNEFLSRGLCLDVSVYRALIRRLCKLERVECAEKLFNQMEGKGISGDSVIYTSLAYAYWKAGNASASLDVLEEMTRRTLMITVKLYRCFSTSDARENKVSLIFWNHVVDRGLMSRNSMNKIQQMLI, encoded by the coding sequence ATGGTTTTCGTTGGGAGTCATAAGCAATTTATTGATAGTGTGTGCACAATTGTGATCAAGGGTAACTGGGGCAATCTGTTGAAGGTGAAGAGTACCTCTGCTTTCAGTTCTTCTACCATTCAACAGGTACTGTTGCAGCTCTCACTCTATGATTATGGGCTCTCTCATTCCTTCCCATTCTTCAAATGGCTCGGCTCCATCCCAAATTATAGTCATTCCTTGCAATGTTCATGGGTCATGATTCACATCCTCACCGAACATAAGCATTTCAAAACTGCACATCATATGCTTGAAAAAATTGCGAACAGGGATTTTCTTCCATCACCTTCAGTTTTGAGCACTTTGGTGAGGACTCATGATAACCCAGAAGTCAATTCTCAAGTGTTGAGCTGGCTTGTCATACATTATGCTAAGTCAAAGATGACACATGATGCAATACAAGTTTTTGAGCAGATGAGGTTACATAAAGTCAAACCTCATTTGCATGCTTGCACTGTTCTTTTGAATTCCTTGTTAAAAGACGGGGTTACTCACATGGTGTGGAAAATTTACAGGAGAATGGTTCAAGTTGGGGTTGTTCCCAATATGTACATTTACAATTGTTTATTCCATGCCTGTTCAAAAGCAAGAGATGTGGAAAGGGCAGAACAGTTATTAAACGAGTTGGATTTAAAAGGTATGCTTCCTGATATCTTCACATATAATACTTTGATATCATTATACTGCAAGAAAGGTATGCACTATGAGGCTTTATCTATCCAGAGCAGAATGGAAAGAGAGGGGATAAACCTAGATATTGTTAGTTATAACTCTCTCATTTATGGATTTTGCAAAGACGGCAGGATGAGAGAAGCTATGAGGATGTTTAGCGAAATAAAAAATGCAACTCCCAATCATGTGACATATACTACATTGATTGATGGTTACTGTAAAACAAATGAGCTGGAGGAATCTCTGAAAATTCTGGGACTGATGGAGTCTAAGGGATTGTACCCTGGAGTTGTAACTTATAATTCAGTTTTGCGCAAGCTCTGTCAAGATGGCAGGATAAAGGATGCCAACAAACTCTTGACTGAGATGAGTGAAAGGAAAGTTCAAGCTGACAATATCACTTGCAACACACTTATTAATGCATACTGCAAGATTGGAGATATGAAATCTGCTTTGAAATTTAAGAACAAGATGTTAGAATCTGGATTAAAACCCGATCCATTTACATATAAGGCACTGATTCATGGCTTCTGCAAGACAAATGAGGTGGAAACTGCAAAGGAGGTAATGTTCAGCATGCTTGATGCTGGATTTACACTCAGTTATTGTACATACACTTGGATTGTAGATTGCTACTGTAAGAAAGACAATATGGATGCAATTTTAGCACTGCCAAATGAGTTTCTGAGTAGAGGTCTTTGTCTAGATGTTTCAGTATACAGGGCATTGATAAGAAGGTTATGCAAGTTAGAAAGGGTTGAATGTGCTGAAAAGTTATTCAATCAAATGGAAGGAAAGGGTATATCAGGTGACAGTGTTATCTATACCAGTCTTGCATATGCTTATTGGAAAGCAGGCAATGCAAGTGCTTCCTTGGATGTGTTAGAAGAGATGACAAGGAGAACGTTGATGATCACAGTCAAACTGTATAGATGCTTTAGTACTTCTGATGCTAGGGAGAATAAAGTGTCACTGATCTTCTGGAATCATGTGGTGGATAGGGGTTTGATGTCGAGAAATTCAATGAATAAGATACAGCAAATGCTGATATGA
- the LOC106779256 gene encoding two-component response regulator ARR8, giving the protein MAMALETQFHVLAVDDSLIDRMLIERLLKTSSFNVTTVDSATKALKFLGLVEDEFRSFESSVASEIHQDVDVNLIITDYCMPGMTGYDLLRKIKESKSLKNIPVVIMSSENVPSRINRCLEEGAEEFFLKPVQQADVNKLKPHLMKSRTKEENEQPLNNKRKEMEEIYSPNKTRLRCSS; this is encoded by the exons ATGGCTATGGCTTTAGAGACTCAGTTCCATGTTTTGGCTGTTGATGACAGTCTCATTGACAGAATGTTGATTGAGAGACTCTTGAAAACCTCTTCCTTCAATG TTACTACAGTTGATTCTGCTACCAAGGCCTTAAAGTTTCTTGGTCTGGTTGAAGATGAATTCAGGAGTTTTGAATCTTCTGTTGCATCAGAAATTCATCAG GATGTGGATGTTAACCTGATTATAACAGATTACTGTATGCCAGGAATGACTGGCTATGATCTGCTGAGAAAAATCAAG GAATCTAAATCACTTAAAAACATACCAGTTGTGATTATGTCCTCTGAGAATGTGCCATCAAGGATCAACAG ATGTTTGGAAGAAGGAGCAGAGGAATTCTTTCTGAAACCAGTTCAACAAGCAGATGTGAATAAGCTGAAGCCACATTTGATGAAATCAAGAACTAAAGAAGAGAATGAGCAACCATTGaataacaaaagaaaggaaatggaagaaattTATTCTCCAAACAAAACCAGATTGAGATGTAGCAGTTAG